In Osmia lignaria lignaria isolate PbOS001 chromosome 5, iyOsmLign1, whole genome shotgun sequence, a single genomic region encodes these proteins:
- the uif gene encoding sushi, von Willebrand factor type A, EGF and pentraxin domain-containing protein uif isoform X1: protein MLIRELAAVWVAVLLCHLQLTESQVPTTNVFTCPNGWELRGIHCYKFFNIRHSWEKAAELCRRYGSELMVVESYSENNMSASMIGRHLDRYWLGLASLDDLRTNTLESAAGMLVSQYAGFWASRQPNPQSGECVDVALTDDRQTWELTTCESLLPFMCRANACPAGSFHCSNGKCVNAAFKCDKQDDCGDFSDEIDCPTNCQFYMASSGDVVESPNYPHKYAPLSNCKWTLEGPQGHNILLQFQEFETEKSFDIVQILVGGRTEEKSVNLATLSGKQELSNRLFVSASNFMIIKFSTDSSVERKGFRASWKTEPQTCGGILRATPQGQVLTSPGYPQNYPGGLECLYILQAQPGRIMSLEIEDLDLEMNRDYILIRDGDSPMSRPIARLTGKAEDNPTVIMSTGSNLYLYFKTSLGDSRRGFSIRYTQGCKATIIARNGTVQSPSFGLNDYPNNQECLYRVKNPQGGPLSLKFVNFNVHKTDFVQIYDGPNTNGLRLHPGNGFTLNTTPKITLTAESGEMLVRFTSDALHSSSGWQAEFSADCPYLQSGEGALASSRDTAFGTAVTFSCPLGQEFATGKSKITTECLPGGNWSVTYIPNCQEVYCGPVPQIDNGFSIGSSNVTYRGLATYQCYAGFAFPSGRPTEKISCMADGRWEKKPSCLASQCSPLPEAPHSNITILNGGGRSYGTIVRFECEPGYVRSGHPVILCMSNGTWSDQVPTCSRAKCPLLPTIKNGFIVDTTKDYFYGDEARVQCNRGYKLSGSNIIQCGPNQYFDNVPTCEDINECASSQCDLASTECINNPGAFTCKCKPGFAPTMECRPIGDLGLINGGIPDESITVSSSENGYTKTGVRLNSGDGWCGNNIEPGANWVMIDMKAPTIIRGFRTQIVSRVDGNIAYTSAVRIQYTDNLTDIFKDYTNPDGTPVEFRILEPTLSVLNLPVPIEARYVRFRIQDYVGAPCMKLEIMGCTRLECTDINECATNNGGCYQKCINNPGSYACMCNTGYELYKGNGTAGFHIEKYETGDRDGDLFQKNKTCVPVMCPSLSAPENGKILSTKLQHHFGDLVKFQCNFGYVLSGSSAVICTSSGAWNGTTPECQYAKCVSLPDDKNEGLSVIRSDEASVLVPFKQNVTLKCGSNGRYLRNTATSGFRQCVYDPKSGLPDYWLSGSQPACPRADCGKPLPTPGAEYGQYLDTKYQSSFFFGCQDTFKLAGQTNRHDNVVRCQANGIWDFGNLRCEGPVCEDPGRPSDGYQVARSYEQGSEVQFGCSRPGYILINPRPIVCVREPECKVVKPLGLASGRIPDSAINATSERPNYEAKNVRLNSVTGWCGKQEAFTYVSVDLGQVFRVKAILVKGVVTNDVVGRPTEIRFFYKQAENENYVVYFPNFNLTMRDPGNYGELAMITLPKYVQARFVILGIVSYMDNACLKFELMGCEEPVAEPLLGYDYGFSPCVDNEPPVFQNCPQQPIVVQKGADGGLLPVNFTEPTAIDNSGSIARLEVKPHSFRTPLRVFEDTVVKYVAFDYDGNVAICEINITVPDVTPPKLSCPQSYVIELVEKQESYSVNFNETRRRINATDASGPVKITFVPERALIQIGGFENVTVYATDSSGNRASCHFQVSVQATPCVDWELKTPANGGLKCVPGDKGMQCIATCKNGYRFTDGAPVKTFTCDVAKHWSPTSVVPDCVSENTQQANYHVVAAVTYRANGAVSRSCLPQYQDLMSQYYMNLNNILTQRCSAVNVNMNVSFVRSVPYLLEENVLKMDFILVIVPAIRQPQLYDLCGSTLNLIFDLSVPSTSAVIEPLLNVSAIGNQCPPLRALKSSITRGFTCSIGEVLNMDTNDVPRCLHCPAGTFAGEKQKQCTSCPKGFYQNSDRQGSCLRCPFGTYTREEGSKSIDDCIPVCGYGTYSPTGLVPCLECPRNSYTGEPPVGGYKDCQTCPAGTFTYQPAAPGRDRCRAKCAPGMYSDTGLAPCAQCPKDFFQPQHGATTCMECPTNMYTDGPGAVGREECKPVQCTDSVCQHGGLCVPMGHGVQCVCPAGFSGRRCEIDIDECASQPCYNGATCIDLPQGYRCQCANGYSGINCQEEKSDCSNDTCPERAMCKDEPGFSNYTCLCRSGYTGVDCDITINPCTASGNPCNNGATCVALQQGRYKCDCLPGWEGQSCEINTDDCAEKPCLLGANCTDLVADFTCDCPPGFTGKRCHEKIDLCSGNPCLNGICVDNLFSHECICYPGWTGAACETNINECSNKPCRNNGQCIDQVDGYTCTCEPGYTGKQCQHTIDDCASEPCQNGGTCLDQLEGFVCKCRPGFVGLQCEAELDECLSDPCSPVGTDRCVDLDNTFVCHCREGYTGAACEINIDDCVSGPCLNGATCRDEVGGFKCMCPEGWTGVHCEVDVGMCQNHPCQNDAACVDLFLDYFCVCPSGTDGKQCETAPERCIGNPCMHSGRCQDFGSGLNCTCPDDFTGIGCQYEYDACQAGACKNGATCIDEGPGFTCICPPGYTGKTCEDDIVDCKENSCPPSATCIDLTGKFFCQCPFNLTGDDCRKSIQVDYDLYFSDPARSSAAQVIPFFTGTRKSLTVAMWVQYTQKDEAGIFFTLYAVSSPHVPTNRRLMIQAHSNGVQVSLFHDLQDVYLPFREYATINDGQWHHVAVVWNGENGGELILITEGLIASKTEGYGSGRSLPAYAWAVLGKPQSENAKGYTESGFQGHLTKVQIWSRALHVTNEIQKQVRDCRTEPVLYQGLVLTWAGYDETIGGVERVVPSHCGQRVCPPGYGGSKCQQLESDKIPPKVEHCPGDLWVIAKNGSSIVTWDEPRFIDNVGIVRVQEKNGHRSGQTLMWGIYDISYVAYDQAGNSASCNFKVYVLSDFCPELADPIGGTQQCKDWGSGGQFKVCEIFCNSGLRFSQEVPKFYTCGAEGFWRPTNDPSLPLIYPACTSATSAQRVFRIKMNFPTSVLCNEAGQGVLKKKVRDAVNSLNRDWNFCSYSFEGTRECKDLNIDVQCDHRARTTRETSEEDGGTYIISAVVPAEPTRQARQGSDTYEVEISFPAINDPILNANSNERATVQQLLERLILEEDQFDVHDILPNTVPDPASLTLESDYDCPVGQVVMAPDCVPCAVGTYYDEETKQCLSCPVGKYQSESGQLKCSSCPVIAGRPSVTVGPGARSAADCKERCPAGKYYDDMAGLCRSCGHGFYQPNEGSFSCLLCGLGKTTRTAEAVSREECRDECGSGQQLAVEGKCEPCPRGTYRTQGVQAACQACPVGRTTPNMGSAAIEECSLPVCEPGTYLNGTLNECIECKKGTYQSEPQQTFCIPCPPNTSTKGTKATSKTDCTNPCETSDAEMHCDANAYCLLIPETSDFKCECKPGYNGTGTECTDVCMGYCDNEGVCLKDSRGQPSCRCSGSFTGKRCTEKSEFFYITGGIAGGVILIIFVVLLVWMICVRASRKKEPKKMLTPATDQNGSQVNFYYGAPTPYAESIAPSHHSTYAHYYDDEEDGWEMPNFYNETYMKESLHNGKMNSLARSNASIYGTKDDLYDRLKRHAYPGKKDKSDSDSEGQ from the exons GATGGGAACTGAGAGGCATACACTGTTACAAATTCTTCAACATCAGGCACTCTTGGGAAAAGGCGGCGGAACTATGCAGGAG GTACGGCAGCGAATTGATGGTGGTGGAGTCGTACAGCGAGAACAACATGTCCGCGAGTATGATCGGCCGGCATTTGGATCGTTACTGGCTGGGTCTGGCTTCCCTCGACGATTTACGAACCAACACGCTCGAATCAGCGGCAGGAATGCTCGTCTCTCAATACGCCG GTTTCTGGGCGTCGAGGCAACCGAATCCGCAATCAGGTGAATGCGTGGACGTCGCGTTGACGGACGACCGACAAACGTGGGAGCTAACCACATGTGAATCCTTGCTTCCTTTCATGTGCCGTGCCAACGCTTGCCCAGCTG GCTCGTTTCACTGCTCGAATGGCAAGTGCGTAAACGCGGCATTCAAGTGTGACAAACAGGATGATTGCGGTGATTTCTCGGACGAGATCGATTGCCCTACGAATTGCCAGTTTTATATGGCGAGCAGCGGTGACGTCGTGGAGAGTCCCAATTATCCGCACAAATATGCACCCCTCAGTAACTGCAAGTGGACCCTTGAGGGCCCTCAAGGGCATAACATCCTTTTACAG TTTCAAGAATTCGAAACAGAAAAGAGCTTCGACATAGTACAGATACTGGTAGGAGGCAGAACAGAAGAAAAATCAGTGAATCTTGCGACCCTTTCTGGCAAACAGGAGTTGAGCAACAGGCTGTTCGTTTCAGCCTCGAACTTTATGATCATCAAATTTAGCACAGATTCGTCGGTAGAGAGGAAAGGATTCCGCGCCTCGTGGAAAACCGAACCGCAAACCTGTGGTGGAATACTTCGAGCGACACCTCAGGGACAGGTGTTAACTTCTCCAGGGTATCCACAGAATTATCCTGGAGGTCTAGAATGCCTGTACATCTTGCAGGCTCAGCCTGGTCGTATCATGTCGTTGGAG ATCGAAGACTTGGATCTCGAGATGAATCGAGATTACATCCTCATCAGAGACGGAGACTCGCCGATGAGCAGACCGATCGCTAGACTGACTGGCAAAGCAGAGGATAATCCGACAGTGATCATGTCCACAGGAAGTAATTTGTATTTGTACTTCAAGACCAGCCTCGGAGATTCGAGACGAGGTTTCAGTATTCGTTACACGCAAGGCTGCAAAGCCACCATCATTGCAAGAAACGGGACGGTTCAGTCGCCCTCGTTTGGTCTGAACGATTACCCCAACAATCAAGAGTGTCTCTACAGAGTGAAGAATCCTCAGGGAGGACCATTGTCCCTGAAGTTTGTGAATTTCAACGTGCACAAGACTGATTTTGTGCAG ATATACGATGGTCCCAATACGAACGGGCTACGTCTGCATCCCGGAAATGGATTCACGTTAAACACGACGCCAAAGATTACCCTAACAGCCGAAAGTGGAGAAATGCTAGTTAGGTTCACCTCTGATGCCCTGCATAGCAGTTCTGGATGGCAAGCAGAGTTCTCAGCAG ACTGCCCGTATCTTCAATCTGGCGAAGGTGCACTGGCATCTAGCAGGGACACTGCTTTTGGTACAGCAGTGACGTTCTCCTGTCCTCTGGGCCAAGAGTTTGCCACTGGCAAGTCTAAGATTACTACAGAGTGTCTGCCAGGTGGAAATTGGTCCGTCACGTACATCCCCAATTGTCAGGAGGTCTATTGTGGTCCTGTACCACAAATTGACAACGGTTTCTCCATTGGTTCCTCTAATGTCACTTATCGTGGACTGGCTACTTATCAGTGTTACGCAGGATTCGCATTTCCTTCCGGTCGTCCTACCGAGAAAATTTCTTGTATGGCTGATGGAAGATGGGAAAAGAAGCCATCTTGCTTAG CCTCTCAGTGTTCTCCTCTTCCGGAAGCTCCTCACTCGAACATAACCATTCTGAATGGAGGTGGTCGTAGTTATGGAACGATAGTTCGATTCGAGTGTGAGCCAGGTTACGTCAGAAGCGGACATCCCGTGATTCTTTGCATGAGTAATGGTACCTGGTCCGACCAAGTGCCAACCTGTTCAC GTGCGAAATGCCCATTGCTACCCACGATCAAGAATGGCTTCATAGTCGACACGACCAAGGACTACTTTTATGGAGATGAAGCCAGGGTCCAATGCAACAGAGGCTACAAGTTATCTGGGTCCAATATCATACAGTGTGGGCCTAATCAGTATTTCGACAACGTTCCAACTTGCGAAG ATATAAACGAGTGTGCATCGAGCCAATGCGACTTGGCTTCCACTGAATGCATTAACAATCCTGGTGCATTCACCTGCAAGTGCAAGCCTGGCTTCGCGCCAACTATGGAATGCAGACCCATAGGCGATCTTGGGTTAATAAATGGTGGTATCCCAGACGAGTCCATCACCGTATCGAGTTCTGAAAACGGATACACTAAAACT GGCGTTCGATTGAACAGTGGCGATGGATGGTGTGGAAACAATATCGAACCAGGTGCAAATTGGGTGATGATCGATATGAAAGCCCCAACTATCATCCGTGGTTTCCGTACTCAGATCGTTTCCAGAGTGGATGGCAATATAGCCTACACTTCGGCAGTTCGAATTCAGTACACAGACAATTTAACGGACATCTTCAAAGACTACACTAATCCCGATGGAACACCAGTGGAGTTTAGAATACTAGAACCCACTCTGTCTGTCCTGAACCTGCCAGTCCCCATCGAAGCACGTTACGTGAGGTTCAGGATACAGGACTACGTTGGTGCACCATGCATGAAGCTCGAAATCATGGGCTGCACTCGACTAGAGTGCACCGACATCAACGAGTGTGCCACGAACAACGGTGGCTGCTACCAGAAGTGCATCAACAATCCTGGTAGCTACGCGTGCATGTGCAATACTGGATACGAATTGTACAAGGGCAACGGTACCGCTGGCTTCCACATCGAGAAGTACGAAACTGGCGACAGGGATGGTGATTTGTTCCAGAAGAATAAAACTTGCGTGCCTGTCATGTGCCCCTCTCTATCGGCGCCAGAAAATGGAAAGATTCTATCCACCAAG TTACAGCATCATTTCGGTGACCTCGTGAAATTCCAATGCAACTTTGGCTACGTTTTATCCGGCTCTTCAGCAGTGATCTGTACCTCTAGTGGTGCTTGGAACGGGACGACACCGGAATGTCAAT ATGCCAAGTGTGTGTCCCTACCAGACGACAAGAACGAGGGTCTGTCAGTGATCCGCAGTGACGAGGCTAGTGTCCTGGTACCGTTCAAACAAAACGTCACCCTCAAATGTGGCAGTAATGGCCGATACTTGCGAAACACAGCTACCTCAGGCTTTCGTCAATGCGTTTACGATCCAAAATCAGGTCTCCCAGACTATTGGCTCTCAGGATCGCAGCCCGCATGTCCCAGAGCCGATTGTGGGAAACCTCTTCCTACACCTGGCGCTGAATACGGACAGTACCTGGACACGAAGTATCAGTCGTCCTTTTTCTTTGGATGTCAGGACACGTTCAAACTTGCTGGACAAACGAACCGCCACGACAACGTGGTCAGGTGTCAGGCTAATGGAATTTGGGACTTTGGGAACCTGCGATGCGAAGGTCCAGTTTGCGAAGACCCTGGTCGACCAAGCGATGGCTACCAAGTAGCCAGAAGCTACGAGCAAGGATCAGAAGTTCAGTTCGGATGCAGCAGGCCAGGATACATTCTCATCAACCCTAGACCCATAGTCTGCGTCCGAGAGCCAGAATGCAAGGTCGTTAAACCTTTAGGATTGGCTTCCGGTCGAATTCCAGACTCTGCGATCAACGCAACCTCTGAAAGGCCCAACTACGAAGCCAAGAACGTTCGTCTGAACTCTGTGACTGGCTGGTGTGGCAAGCAGGAGGCGTTCACTTACGTCAGCGTCGATTTGGGTCAAGTGTTCAGGGTGAAAGCGATCCTGGTGAAAGGTGTAGTGACCAACGATGTGGTCGGAAGACCAACAGAGATCAGATTCTTCTACAAACAAGCTGAAAACGAGAACTACGTTGTCTATTTCCCGAATTTCAATCTCACGATGAGGGATCCAGGAAACTATGGAGAATTAGCGATGATCACCCTGCCCAAATACGTCCAAGCACGTTTCGTGATCCTGGGAATCGTTAGTTACATGGACAACGCTTGCTTGAAGTTCGAGTTGATGGGATGCGAGGAGCCTGTGGCGGAGCCTCTGTTAGGTTACGATTATGGATTCTCTCCTTGCGTGGACAACGAACCTCCAGTGTTCCAGAACTGCCCTCAACAACCGATAGTGGTACAGAAGGGAGCTGATGGTGGTCTGTTGCCTGTCAACTTCACGGAACCCACGGCTATCGACAACAGTGGCAGTATAGCCCGGCTCGAAGTCAAACCCCATAGTTTTAGAACCCCGTTGCGGGTGTTCGAGGACACGGTTGTTAAATACGTGGCATTTGATTATGACGGAAACGTGGCTATCTGCGAGATCAACATCACTGTGCCTG ATGTGACACCACCGAAACTAAGTTGTCCTCAGAGCTACGTGATCGAACTGGTCGAGAAACAGGAAAGCTATTCAGTTAATTTCAATGAGACTCGAAGACGAATCAACGCCACGGATGCATCAGGTCCTGTGAAGATCACCTTTGTCCCGGAAAGAGCATTAATACAAATTGGAGGTTTCGAGAATGTAACAGTTTATGCAACAGACTCGAGTGGAAATAGGGCATCTTGCCATTTCCAAGTGTCTGTACAAGCAACCCCCTGTGTTGATTGGGAGCTCAAGACACCGGCTAATGGAGGACTAAAGTGCGTCCCTGGTGACAAAGGAATGCAATGCATAGCCACTTGCAAGAATGGTTACCGATTCACCGATGGTGCACCGGTGAAGACGTTCACCTGTGACGTCGCTAAACACTGGTCTCCTACTTCTGTTGTCCCTGACTGTGTTTCAGAAA ATACGCAACAGGCAAACTATCACGTAGTTGCAGCAGTGACCTATCGTGCCAATGGTGCAGTTTCAAGATCATGTCTGCCACAATATCAAGATCTTATGTCTCAGTACTACATGaatctaaataatattttaacccAACGTTGTTCTGCGGTTAACGTGAATATGAATGTATCGTTCGTGAGATCTGTGCCCTACTTGCTCGAAGAAAATGTCTTGAAG ATGGACTTCATACTCGTCATCGTCCCAGCTATACGCCAGCCTCAGTTGTACGATCTTTGTGGTTCGACACTGAATTTGATCTTCGACTTATCTGTTCCATCCACCAGCGCGGTTATTGAGCCTTTGTTGAACGTGTCAGCCATTGGAAATCAATGTCCACCTCTTCGAGCATTGAAATCTTCCATCACAAGAGGTTTTACCTGCAGCATTGGTGAAGTTCTGAACATGGACACCAATGATGTTCCACGATGTC TCCACTGTCCAGCTGGAACCTTCGCAGGAGAAAAACAAAAGCAGTGCACATCCTGTCCCAAGGGCTTCTATCAGAACAGCGATCGTCAGGGTAGCTGTTTACGTTGTCCATTCGGCACATACACTCGAGAAGAAGGTTCGAAGAGCATAGACGACTGCATTCCAGTTTGTGGGTACGGCACTTATTCGCCCACTGGGTTGGTACCATGTCTGGAGTGCCCCAGGAACAGCTATACCGGGGAACCACCTGTTGGCGGGTACAAAGACTGTCAGACTTGTCCAGCTGGAACCTTCACTTATCAACCAGCTGCTCCAGGTCGGGATCGATGTAGGGCAAAGTGTGCTCCGGGCATGTACTCGGACACTGGACTGGCCCCGTGTGCTCAGTGTCCAAAAGACTTCTTCCAACCGCAACACGGAGCTACCACCTGCATGGAATGTCCGACGAACATGTACACGGATGGTCCAGGTGCAGTTGGTCGAGAAGAATGCAAGCCAGTACAGTGTACCGACAGTGTCTGTCAACATGGGGGCTTGTGCGTGCCCATGGGGCACGGTGTACAGTGCGTGTGCCCTGCTGGGTTCTCTGGAAGGCGCTGCGAAATTGACATCGACGAATGCGCTTCTCAACCTTGTTACAACGGAGCGACTTGCATAGACTTACCGCAGGGATACAGGTGTCAATGTGCCAACGGGTACTCTGGCATCAATTGCCAGGAGGAGAAATCGGATTGTTCGAACGACACTTGTCCTGAAAGGGCGATGTGTAAGGACGAGCCTGGATTCAGCAACTACACGTGTCTGTGCAGATCTGGATACACCGGGGTGGATTGCGATATCACT ATAAATCCCTGCACCGCGAGTGGGAATCCCTGCAACAACGGTGCAACTTGCGTGGCTCTTCAACAGGGTCGCTACAAGTGCGACTGTCTACCAGGATGGGAGGGTCAGAGCTGCGAGATCAACACTGACGACTGTGCTGAGAAACCTTGCCTATTGGGAGCCAACTGTACCGATCTCGTGGCTGACTTTACTTGCGACTGTCCTCCAGGATTCACCGGTAAACGGTGTCACGAGAAGATAGACCTGTGCTCAGGTAATCCTTGTCTGAACGGAATATGCGTGGACAACTTGTTTAGCCACGAGTGCATCTGCTATCCTGGATGGACTGGGGCAGCTTGCGAGACCAACATCAACGAATGTTCCAATAAACCGTGCCGAAACAACGGCCAGTGTATCGATCAGGTTGATGGATACACCTGTACCTGTGAACCAGGCTACACCGGCAAACAGTGTCAGCACACGATTGACGACTGTGCTTCTGAACCGTGTCAGAATGGAGGCACTTGCCTGGATCAATTAGAAGGATTCGTGTGCAAATGCAGACCAGGATTCGTTGGACTTCAATGCGAGGCAGAACTGGACGAGTGTCTCAGTGATCCTTGCAGTCCAGTCGGAACTGACCGTTGCGTGGACCTGGATAATACGTTTGTGTGCCACTGTCGGGAGGGTTACACTGGTGCTGCCTGCGAGATCAACATCGACGACTGTGTATCTGGTCCTTGTTTAAATGGCGCCACATGCAGGGACGAAGTTGGTGGTTTCAAGTGCATGTGTCCAGAAGGCTGGACTGGAGTCCATTGCGAGGTCGATGTTGGCATGTGTCAAAATCATCCTTGTCAAAATGACGCAGCGTGTGTGGATTTATTCTTGGATTACTTCTGCGT ATGTCCATCGGGTACGGATGGGAAACAGTGCGAAACTGCCCCAGAACGTTGCATCGGAAACCCTTGCATGCACAGTGGACGTTGCCAGGACTTTGGATCAGGACTTAACTGCACTTGTCCTGATGATTTCACTGGAATTGGATGCCAGTACGAATACGATGCTTGCCAAGCTGGCGCATGTAAGAATGGAGCTACTTGCATCGATGAAGGTCCTGGGTTCACTTGCATTTGTCCACCAGGATACACAG GTAAAACGTGTGAAGATGATATAGTAGATTGCAAAGAGAATTCTTGTCCTCCATCGGCGACTTGCATCGACCTCACTGGTAAATTCTTCTGCCAGTGCCCTTTCAATCTAACTGGCGACGATTGTAGGAAGT CCATCCAAGTGGATTACGACTTGTACTTCAGCGATCCAGCCCGCAGCAGCGCGGCTCAAGTGATTCCATTCTTCACCGGAACAAGGAAAAGCTTAACGGTAGCCATGTGGGTGCAATATACCCAGAAGGACGAAGCTGGAATATTCTTCACCCTCTATGCCGTGAG CTCGCCTCATGTCCCAACGAATCGCAGACTTATGATCCAAGCACACAGCAACGGTGTTCAGGTTTCTCTGTTCCATGATCTTCAAGATGTCTACCTACCATTCAGAGAGTATGCGACCATTAACGACGGTCAATGGCATCACGTAGCAGTAGTTTGGAACGGGGAGAATGGCGGTGAATTGATCTTGATTACGGAGGGCTTAATTGCTAGCAAGACTGAAGGATATGGAAGCGGTAGATCCCTGCCTGCTTA TGCTTGGGCAGTATTAGGAAAACCACAGAGTGAAAATGCGAAGGGCTACACCGAATCGGGTTTCCAGGGCCATTTGACCAAAGTTCAGATCTGGAGTCGAGCTTTGCACGTGACCAACGAGATCCAGAAACAAGTACGCGATTGTCGTACCGAACCTGTTCTCTATCAAGGTTTGGTGCTGACTTGGGCAGGTTACGACGAGACTATCGGTGGGGTAGAACGAGTGGTACCATCCCACTGTGGACAGAGGGTGTGCCCACCCGGATACGGTGGCAGCAAATGCCAACAATTGGAGTCTGACAAGATTCCACCGAAAGTAGAACACTGCCCTGGTGATCTTTGGGTAATTGCCAAGAACGGTTCGTCTATTGTCACTTGGGATGAACCACGATTCATCGATAATGTGGGCATAGTGAGAGTTCAAGAGAAGAACGGACACAGATCTGGACAGACTTTGATGTGGGGCATTTACGACATTAGTTACGTGGCTTATGACCAGGCTGGTAATTCTGCCAGTTGCAACTTCAAGGTCTACGTCTTGT cCGACTTTTGTCCGGAACTGGCTGATCCGATTGGAGGAACCCAACAATGTAAAGATTGGGGATCAGGTGGGCAATTTAAGGTTTGCGAAATCTTCTGCAATTCTGGACTTAGATTCTCTCAAGAAGTACCGAAATTCTACACCTGTGGAGCGGAAGGTTTTTGGAGACCAACGAACGATCCATCTCTACCTTTGATTTATCCTGCTTGCACCA GTGCTACATCCGCTCAACGAGTATTCAGAATTAAAATGAACTTCCCAACCTCGGTGCTCTGTAACGAAGCTGGACAAGGAGTGCTGAAGAAAAAGGTTCGAGATGCTGTAAACTCTCTGAACAGAGACTGGAACTTCTGTTCATATTCTTTCGAAG GCACTCGCGAGTGCAAGGACTTAAACATCGATGTCCAATGCGACCATCGAGCACGGACCACAAGAGAGACGAGCGAAGAGGATGGTGGCACTTATATCATTTCAGCAGTAGTACCAGCAGAACC AACGAGACAGGCGCGGCAAGGCAGCGATACCTACGAGGTGGAGATCTCGTTCCCAGCGATAAA CGATCCGATTCTGAACGCTAACTCGAACGAGAGAGCAACTGTTCAGCAATTATTGGAGAGATTGATCTTGGAAGAGGACCAATTCGACGTTCACGATATATTACCGAACACTGTACCTGATCCAGCATCCTTGACTCTGGAATCTGATTACGATTGCCCCGTGGGACAAGTCGTTATGGCGCCTGATTGCG TGCCCTGTGCCGTGGGAACGTACTACGACGAAGAAACGAAGCAGTGCCTGTCGTGTCCCGTCGGAAAGTACCAAAGCGAATCGGGTCAGTTGAAATGCAGTTCCTGTCCCGTGATAGCGGGTCGTCCTAGCGTGACGGTGGGACCGGGTGCCCGAAGTGCAGCAGACTGCAAGGAACGTTGCCCGGCTGGAAAGTACTACGATGACATGGCTGGTCTCTGCCGAAGTTGCGGTCATGGTTTCTACCAACCTAACGAGGGTAGCTTTTCATGCTTGTTATGCGGCTTGGGTAAAACTACCAGGACAGCCGAGGCGGTGTCTCGCGAGGAGTGCAGAGACGAGTGTGGTTCTGGACAGCAGTTAGCCGTGGAAGGAAAGTGCGAGCCTTGTCCTAGAGGAACTTACAGGACTCAGGGTGTTCAGGCTGCATGCCAGGCGTGTCCTGTAGGCAGGACGACGCCAAACATGGGCTCTGCAGCTATCGAAGAGTGTTCTCTACCAGTATGCGAACCAGGCACTTATCTCAATGGAACGCTGAACGAGTGCATAGAGTGCAAGAAGGGAACCTATCAGTCGGAGCCTCAACAGACCTTCTGTATACCATGCCCGCCTAATACCAGCACCAAAGGAACAAAAGCT ACAAGCAAAACGGACTGCACGAATCCATGCGAGACGAGTGACGCAGAGATGCACTGCGACGCGAATGCATACTGCTTGTTGATACCAGAAACGAGCGACTTCAAGTGCGAGTGCAAGCCAGGATACAACGGAACCGGTACAGAGTGCACGGACGTGTGCATGGGTTACTGTGACAACGAAGGCGTATGTCTGAAGGATTCGCGAGGACAACCGTCCTGCAGATGCAGCGGAAGCTTTACTGGCAAACGATGCACAGAAAAGTCTGAATTCTTTTATATCACTGGTGGCATCGCTGGTGGAGTCATTCTAATTATCTTTGTCGTTCTACTAGTATGGATGATTTGCGTTAG AGCTTCGCGAAAGAAGGAACCCAAGAAGATGCTTACTCCGGCGACCGATCAGAACGGTTCACAGGTGAACTTCTATTATGGTGCACCCACGCCATACGCGGAATCCATAGCACCCTCGCATCACAGCACCTACGCTCATTACTACGACGATGAAGAGGATGGCTGGGAAATGCCCAACTTCTACAACGAGACCTACATGAAAG AGAGCCTGCACAATGGTAAAATGAACAGTCTTGCTCGTTCCAACGCCAGCATTTATGGAACGAAGGACGACCTTTACGACAGACTGAAGCGTCACGCGTATCCTGGCAAAAAAG aCAAGAGCGACAGTGATAGCGAGGGCCAGTGA